The genomic window CACTTCTTATCTCGAGGAGGCCGAGCGCTGCCAGCGGGTCATTCTCCTCTCCAAAGGAAAGCTCTTGAGCGCGGGCGATCCCGCGGAGATCGCCACCCGGGCGGCGGGAAGGACGTTCGTTGTCTGGTCGGACGCGCTTTCTCCCCGCCCTCTGCATTCCCGGCTCGCGCGGCTCCCGGGAATCCTGAGCGCCTCGATCGAGGGGAAAGGCGTGCGCGTATTGGTGAAGGTGGAAGGAAGGCCGATTGCGGAACTGCTGGCCGAAGGCCTCTTGGAGGGGTGCCACGAGGAGCCGGTCTCTCCCCGGTTTTCGGATGCGTTCCTGACCTCCCTCGATGAGGCGGGAGAGGGCCGGGGGGAAGCAAAGGCTCAGGGCGCCGCGACCGTCGACACGAGCGATCGGATCGGTGAGGACAGGATCGTCGTGCAGGATCTTTCCCGGTTCTTTGGACGCTTCGAGGCCGTCAAGAAGATTGGCTTTCGTGTCCGAGCGGGGGAGGTCTTCGGGCTTCTCGGACCCAATGGTGCCGGAAAATCGACGACCTTTCGGATGCTCTGCGGCCTGCTCCCCCCTTCTTCCGGCTTGGCGCGGGTGGCGGGAGTCGATCTGCGGACCGGTGCTCCTTCCGCGCGGGCCCGGATCGGCTATGTGGCGCAAAAGTTCTCCCTCTACGGCGCTCTGACGGTGCGGCAGAACATGCGATTTTTCGCCAGGGCCTATGGTCTTTCGCCGCAGCGCCAACGGGAGCGGATCGGGTGGGCGGAAACGGAGTTCCAGCTCGATTCCTACCGCAATGCGAATGCAGAATCGCTTCCGCTGGGCTTCCAGCAGAGGCTCGCTCTCGCTTGCGCGCTCCTGCACGAGCCGGAGATCCTCTTCCTGGATGAGCCGACTTCGGGAATGGATCCCTTTGCTCGAGAAGAGCTCTGGCTTCGGATCGGGGAGATGGCGCAGCGGGGGGTGACGGTGCTGGTGACGACGCATCATCTCGAAGAGGCGGAGTTCTGTGATCGGCTGATCATCATCGCCGAAGGGAGGATTCTGGCGGAAGGTTCCCCGGACCAGATCAAGGAGCCGTTCCGGACGGAGGAGAGGCCGGAGCCTTCCATGGAAGAGGCTTTCATCCGGCTCATCGAAAGGAGCAGGGAGGAGAGATGAGCCCCCGGGTTTCCCGCTTTCTCGCCCTCTGGCGGAAGGAGTGGATTCAGATTGGGAGGGATCCGGCGAGCATCGGGATCGGCGTGCTTCTGCCCGCGATCCTGCTCTTGGTCTTCGGCTACGGGATTTCCCTGGACGCTCAGCGCCTGCCCATCGGTGTCGTCGTCGAAAAGCCCAACCCGCTGACGGCGAGCTTCACGGGAGGGCTCGAGCAGTCGCGCTACTTCTCGCCCCATCCTTATGGGAGCATTGGAGAAGGGGAAGATGCGCTGCGTCAGAGAGAGGTGGATGCGATTCTCTGGCTTTGGGGGGATTTCACCCGGCGAGGACTGCGCGAGGGCAACGCCCCGCTTTCCCTGATTGTCAACGGAGTCGATGCCAATACGGCCCGGCTGCTGGAAGGATATTTCCAAGGCGTCTGGAGCCAGTGGCTCGAATGGGAGACGAAGACCTCCGGACAACCCATCCTCACGCCCGTCGATGTCGAGGCGCGGGTCTGGTTCAATCCCGCGCTCGAAAGCCGCCACTACCTGGCACCGGGTGTCATCGTGATCAACATGACCCTGGTTGGAGCGCTCTTGACCGCGCTGGTCATTGCCCGGGAGTGGGAGAGGGGGACGATGGAAGCCCTTCTCTCTACGCCGGTCTCGGTGGCGGAGATCCTCTGGAGCAAGATTGGCCCCTACTTTGTCCTCGGGATGGGCGGGATGGCGGCTTGCGTGGTCATCGCGGTCGGCCTCTTTGGCGCGCCCCTCGTCGGCTCGCCGTGGGTCCTTTTCCTGGCGGCCTCGCTTTTCCTTCTCTCTTCTCTCGGGATGGGCCTGCTGATCTCCACTGCGTTCCGGAGCACCTTCCTGGCGAGCATGGTCGCGGTCGTTTCCACCTTTCTTCCCGCCTTCATCCTCTCTGGCTTCATCTTCGACATCGGTTCGATGCCCGGGCCGATTCGGGCTTTCACCTATCTCTTTGCCGCCCGCTACTTCGTTGCCTTGCTCCAGACGGTTTTCCTCGCGGGAGATGTCTGGAGTGTCCTTCTGCCGAACCTGGTCGCTCTCGTCCTGATGGCGGCTTTCTTCCTCGGAATTGCCTGGCGGATGTCGCGGCGAAGCTTGGAATAGAAAGAGGAAGCATGGTTCAGCGAATCTTCGGGCTGATCGTCAAGGAGCTCCTGGCGCTCTTTCAAGACAAGCGGAGCCGGTTCGTGGTGATCGGGCCCCCGCTGATTCAGCTGATCATCTTCGGTTACGCCGCCACCTTTGACGTCAACCGTGTCGCCTACGCGGTCTACGACGAGGAAAATAGCGGTGCCTCGCGCGACCTGCTCGCCCGCTTCGAGGGTTCTCGCGTCTTCCGCTGCACCGGGCGCATTCATTCGGATGAGGAGCTCGCCAAGGTGATCGACCGGAAGCAGGCGCTGCTGGTGCTTCACGTCGGGAGGAATTTCAGCCGGGATCTCTTCACCGCTCCTCCCGCTCGGCTGCAGGCGATCGTTGACGGCAGAAACTCGAATACCGCCGGAATCCTGCTCGGTTACGTCAACCAGATCGTTCTGGATTTTAACGCGAGCTGGCTCCCCTTACACGGGATCAAGCCGCCTCCCGCCGTCCTTCAGCCACGCTCCTGGTTCAATCCGAACCTGGAATCCCGTTGGTTCATCGTTCCGGGGCTGCTGGCAACCCTGACACTGGTGGTGTCGATCATGAGCGTCGGCCTTTCCGTCGCCCGCGAACGCGAGGCGGGGACCCTCGATCAGCTCCTGGTGACTCCCATGAGGTCGTGGGAGATCGTCGTGGGCAAGGTGGTGCCCGGCCTCTTCGTGGCCATGGGGGAGGTGACTTTGATCTTCCTGGCCGCAATCCTCTGGTTTCGGATTCCCTTTGTCGGGAATCTTTTGGCCCTTTACGTCGGCTTGGCCTTCTACAGCCTGGCGACGATCGGCGTGGGCCTGACGATCTCCTCTCTGTCGATGACGCAGCAGCAGGCTCTTCTCGGCAGCTTTTTCTTCCTCAGCCCGGCGATCGTGCTTTCCGGCTTCTCGACGCCGATCCGAAACATGCCCGAGGTCGTGCAGTGGCTCACCCTTCTCAACCCGTTGCGGTACGCTCTGGTCGTCGTCCGGCGCGTCTTCCTGGAGGGGGCCGGCTTCGCCGAAGTCTGGACCGAGTATATCCCGATGGCGCTGATCGCCCTGGCTACGCTGCTCGGAGCCTGGTGGGTCTTTCGCCGGAGGGTCGGATAGGGTCCAGCCGGTCCGCTCGATAGGGATAATTAATATTCCGGCGCCGGGGCCTCGGTGTAGATCTTGGCGAGCAGATCGGAGCAGAGATTCTCGAGCTCGACGCCGAAGGCTTCCACCCGACGGGTGTAGATGCTGTGCGCGACCAGGCAGGGGACTGCGATCGCTAGACCCGCTAATGTGGTGTGCAGTGCCTCCGAGATCCCGTGGGCGATCGCCGCTCCCTGCGTGGCGATTCCGTGGCTCCCCACGTTACCGAAGATCGTGATCAATCCCGAGAGCGTTCCCAAGAGGCCGAGTAGAGGTCCAATGCCAGTGATGATCTCCAGGATGACGAGTCCCCGTTCCAGTTGGGCGATCTCCGCGCGTGCCTTTACCTGGAGGGCCTCGGTGTTCTCGAACTTCGACCAGGTGATGTTTTGCAGGCAGGAGCGCGATAAGCGGCTGAGCACGGTCTTCTCGTTCTGGCAGAGCTTTTCCACGCGCTCGGGACTCTCTCCCCAACCGAGCTCCTGAATGGCCCGGGCGAGTGGAGAGGGGATGATCCGCGCGCGACGAAGGGCAAAGCCTCGTTCCAGGATCACCGCCAAGCCGATGATCGAGCAGAGGACGACCGGATAGATGAAGATGCCGGCGGCGTCGATAAAGCGGCCGATGGAGCCGAACACGTCAGAGATGTCCGCGTAATAGAGCATTCTCTTACCTCATGGTGGAATTCGTCTTGCGCCCGTCTCGGGCAGGAGGGCACGCTTCCGGGGAAGTGTGCCCGCAACCATGCGGTTGCAAGCCGGCAAGACTGCTGCCGCAACCCATGTAGCATGCTCCATGCCCGGAGGCTAGCCGAAAATCACAAGCTTTCGCGGGGTCGGACGACTCCCCGTGGCGTGCCGAAGAACAATGCCGCGGAAGCCATGGGGCTAGTAGATCGTAAAGGTGATCTCCTCCCAGAATCCCCCTCCCAGTTGGGTTTTCATGCCTTCGGAAAAGGGTTCGAAGGGGGCGGAAAGCCGGACCGAATCGCTCGAGATCGTCCGAAGCACCTCGGTGCGTCCATCCTCGGAGACGATCTGCAGGTTGCGGATGGTGCCGTCAGCCTGGACATAGAAGCGCACCTGGACCGCTCCGAGGGCGAGCAGGGCCATGTTCTGCTCGACTTCCAGATACCAGCGCGAGCCGATGGCGCGGTACATCCGGGCCTTGTAGCGGCCGAGCTCTGTTTCCCGGGTGGCGGGAGAGGCGGGCCCGATCTCGGCGGTGCGCCCGCCGGCGAGCTGCATCCGGTGCCTCGGCAGGGAGGCCGGGGAGGGCGGCGGAGCGGGAGGGGGGGTGGCTTCGGGCTCGGGCTTCTGCTCGGGTCGCTGCTGACTCTCCTGGTTCGGATCCTGGGTGCGCGGACGCTTGGCTTCGGGCTGGGAGGACTCCTCGGCGAGCTTCTCCCCTTGCTTTTGGCTTGCGGCCTCATCGGGCTTTTTCGGCTTCTCGGGAGAAAGCGGGAGGAGCGGCTTGGCGTCCGGGAGATCCCGCGGGAAAACGTCGGGTCGGCGGGGGTCGGCGACTTTCGGGGCCTCCGCTTCCTCCTTGACGATCTTTTTCTCTTCCTGCCTTGGCTTCTCCGTCGGCTTCTCGGTCGCGGCCTTCGGCTGCTCCGTGGGCTTCTGAACCGGAGTGGGCTTTGATGGGGGAGACTGCGGCGATGGCTGGCTTTGCGGGCTCGGGCGGGTAGGACGTGACGGGCCGGAAGGATGGGGTGGCGACGGACGGCTCCCCGGCTGGTCCTGGTAGGTCATCGAGGCGCGCGGGTGTCCCTTCATCTGAGGGATGGGCGAATCCTTCTGCGTGTTGGACTGCTCGCTGCGCAGAGCCGTGTTCCGTTCCGACTGCAACGGAGTTCGCGGGTCGACCTTGTCGCTCTTTTGCCACTCCTCGGTGGGCATGAACGTGTCGGGCGAGACCATTTGGAGCATGGTCAGGCTGGGGGGAGGGGGGCTCGGGGGAGGGGACGAGGGGAAGAGCCGGAGCTTGATGCCCGAGGTGAAGAGAAAGGTCAATAGAAGATGCAAGAGCAGGGAGAGGATCAGGAACCCGCCGATTCGAGATCGCGTCTTTGTCCGCATCGAGCGACACTATACCATCCGGGCTCCCGCTTGCCTACGATAAGAGGGTCTTCTCGCGGCTTGGGCTACCGGACCGGGCGCATCGTACCGCATCGAAGCTCGCCGGCAAAGAGCGCTTTCCAAGGAGGGGGATTAGCGTAAATTTTTCCCTCGGGCGCCTCGTGCGGAAGTAACAAGCCGCTCCTCCTGGTTTGACAGAAGAAAAATCGGATGCGTATGGTGATCGGCGCTTTTCAGATGCGAGGAAGGATCCCCGCCGGGGTACGGAGATGATTTTGAAGCTGAGCGACCAGAAGTGGCAGGAGCATGTGGCGGATCGGCTGGGCGTCGTTGCGGCGTTCCAGGAGACGCTCGAGCAGATCGACCGGGAGGTCGCGCGCCAGGCGGAAGAGATGGACCCTTGGATCCGTCCGCACTTTCACTCCCTCCTTGCGAGCCGAGGAAAGCGCCTGCGCCCTCTCTTGGTCGTGCTCGCTGCGGGTGTGAGCGGCGGCGTGCGGGCCGATCACATCGCCTTGGCCGTGGTTGTCGAGATGATTCACGTGGCGACGCTGGTTCATGATGACATCCTCGACGGAGCCCTCATCCGGCGAGGAGAGCCAACGGCGACCTCGCGATGGGGGAACGAGGTGTCGGTCTTGTTGGGCGACACGCTCTTCGCACACGCCCTCCGGATTTGCGCCAGGCTGCCGGAAGGTTCGGTGGAGCGGGTAGCGACCGCGGTCTGCACCGTCTGCTCTGGCGAGATCCTGCAGACGCAGAGGCGGTTCGATTGGGATCTTCGGGAGGAAGATTACTTCCGGATCATCGAGCGGAAGACCGGGGAGCTCTTCCGCATGCCCTGCGAAGTCAGCGCCTGGCTCAACGGGGTGCCGGACGATGCGAGCCGTGCCTTGGGGCGTTATGGCATGGCGCTCGGAATCGCCTATCAGATTTACG from Methylacidimicrobium sp. B4 includes these protein-coding regions:
- a CDS encoding ATP-binding cassette domain-containing protein, with protein sequence MVPALDRVSIEIASGQITGLVGPDGAGKTTLLRIVTGLLRPDEGRVTVLGLDATRQPQELAAQLGYMPQRFGLYEDLSVSENLNLYADLQGAPKPDRAARFAELLHMAGLAPFTDRLAGNLSGGMKQKLGLVCTLVGSPRLLLLDEPTVGVDPLSRRELWAILFRLRDEKGLSIFVSTSYLEEAERCQRVILLSKGKLLSAGDPAEIATRAAGRTFVVWSDALSPRPLHSRLARLPGILSASIEGKGVRVLVKVEGRPIAELLAEGLLEGCHEEPVSPRFSDAFLTSLDEAGEGRGEAKAQGAATVDTSDRIGEDRIVVQDLSRFFGRFEAVKKIGFRVRAGEVFGLLGPNGAGKSTTFRMLCGLLPPSSGLARVAGVDLRTGAPSARARIGYVAQKFSLYGALTVRQNMRFFARAYGLSPQRQRERIGWAETEFQLDSYRNANAESLPLGFQQRLALACALLHEPEILFLDEPTSGMDPFAREELWLRIGEMAQRGVTVLVTTHHLEEAEFCDRLIIIAEGRILAEGSPDQIKEPFRTEERPEPSMEEAFIRLIERSREER
- a CDS encoding ABC transporter permease codes for the protein MSPRVSRFLALWRKEWIQIGRDPASIGIGVLLPAILLLVFGYGISLDAQRLPIGVVVEKPNPLTASFTGGLEQSRYFSPHPYGSIGEGEDALRQREVDAILWLWGDFTRRGLREGNAPLSLIVNGVDANTARLLEGYFQGVWSQWLEWETKTSGQPILTPVDVEARVWFNPALESRHYLAPGVIVINMTLVGALLTALVIAREWERGTMEALLSTPVSVAEILWSKIGPYFVLGMGGMAACVVIAVGLFGAPLVGSPWVLFLAASLFLLSSLGMGLLISTAFRSTFLASMVAVVSTFLPAFILSGFIFDIGSMPGPIRAFTYLFAARYFVALLQTVFLAGDVWSVLLPNLVALVLMAAFFLGIAWRMSRRSLE
- a CDS encoding ABC transporter permease, yielding MVQRIFGLIVKELLALFQDKRSRFVVIGPPLIQLIIFGYAATFDVNRVAYAVYDEENSGASRDLLARFEGSRVFRCTGRIHSDEELAKVIDRKQALLVLHVGRNFSRDLFTAPPARLQAIVDGRNSNTAGILLGYVNQIVLDFNASWLPLHGIKPPPAVLQPRSWFNPNLESRWFIVPGLLATLTLVVSIMSVGLSVAREREAGTLDQLLVTPMRSWEIVVGKVVPGLFVAMGEVTLIFLAAILWFRIPFVGNLLALYVGLAFYSLATIGVGLTISSLSMTQQQALLGSFFFLSPAIVLSGFSTPIRNMPEVVQWLTLLNPLRYALVVVRRVFLEGAGFAEVWTEYIPMALIALATLLGAWWVFRRRVG
- a CDS encoding MotA/TolQ/ExbB proton channel family protein yields the protein MLYYADISDVFGSIGRFIDAAGIFIYPVVLCSIIGLAVILERGFALRRARIIPSPLARAIQELGWGESPERVEKLCQNEKTVLSRLSRSCLQNITWSKFENTEALQVKARAEIAQLERGLVILEIITGIGPLLGLLGTLSGLITIFGNVGSHGIATQGAAIAHGISEALHTTLAGLAIAVPCLVAHSIYTRRVEAFGVELENLCSDLLAKIYTEAPAPEY
- a CDS encoding polyprenyl synthetase family protein, translating into MILKLSDQKWQEHVADRLGVVAAFQETLEQIDREVARQAEEMDPWIRPHFHSLLASRGKRLRPLLVVLAAGVSGGVRADHIALAVVVEMIHVATLVHDDILDGALIRRGEPTATSRWGNEVSVLLGDTLFAHALRICARLPEGSVERVATAVCTVCSGEILQTQRRFDWDLREEDYFRIIERKTGELFRMPCEVSAWLNGVPDDASRALGRYGMALGIAYQIYDDCLDLLGKEEVTGKTLGTDWGGGKPTLPILYLLDSKNGTWRNELIDAFHRGSFTSREDLLPLLADNGVLPRTQSKVEGILRGARNELAALAPGDSKQALEEVVDLLGSQVDRLIEGMLAGHRAPDAFPSGTDGEDRVKVRENE